The segment GGAGTAGATATGGTTTCTGTAAGTATTCCTGCTTGGTTGGTAGTTGTATTAAATGGCAGTGTTATTAGGTGCTTGGTAGAGTTGCTTTTCTAATATCTTCTTcaattgtatttatataattaggGGACTCCATTTCTTTTCCAAACATCTGGTTTTCTAATGtgcattttctgttttttaggGGGTTTATGGGGATAACGGATCTGCTATGTATCCTCATGGTTATTGGTATGGACCCTATAGCCCATATTCACCAGCAGCTTCTCCAGTTCCCACTATGGGAAATGATGGTCAATTATATGGTCCTCAGCACTACCAATATCCTCCTCCCTGCTTCCAGCCATTGACTCCAAGCGGTGAGCCCTTCACACCCAGCCATGTAGCCCCTTCCCAAGGCGATCTTTCTATCTCAACAGCTACTGACCAGAAGCCTCTGCCTGTGGAGACAGCTAAAGAAAATTCTAATGGCATTGCAAATGGTGTGGATGTTAAGGGAAGCAACGGTGCAGTTCCCTACAAGCCCAAGTATCAAAATTCATATGGAAGGGGTGGTTTTACAAAGGGACTTCCTGCTTCTGGCTACAAGGATCTGAAATCTCGTTTTGATAGGTTACAACCTGATATCCCATTGCTGGATACCTCTGTGCTTTCCAGTGGGCTGTACAAAAACACTGagatttcttcttcattttcaaagGCTGGCAACGCTCCATCTTCAAGGAACCAGAATTTCCATCAAAATTCTCATTTCGTGGTATGTGATCTATGGTTTTCCTCATTCTATCTGTTGCATGTTTTTGACCGAATGGATGATAATAAATCAGGTGTCctaatttattattcttaaatCGTAATCAAATGATTCAGTTGGTTGAATCCTTTTCCtcattctattatttatttgtccAAGTTGATATCTCAAGTTGATGTCTACCCCCCTATTCTTTAGTTCTACAACGCTTTAAATGTTGCCATGCCATTTTGGATTGTTAACCTTTATATCAATGTTGGggctttattaatttttgagcatgacttttgatttttctaaatgtttCCAGACTCCTTTTGTGAACATTCCTTGTTTTGCTCATTAGTATTATTCATTTTATAGAGTATTCTTTTCTCATGGATGATGTTGTTTGATTCATCAGGGATGGCAGCACCCTGCTCTGGCACCAGGCGTGGGTTCAACTCATGGATATATGAATAGGATGTATCCAAACAAATTCTATGGTCAATATGGAAACGGTTTCAAATCTGGTATGGGCTTTGGATCTGGTGGTTATAATGCAGGAATAAATGGACATGGGTGGTTACCTATCGACAGCAAATACAAACCCAAGGGGCGAGGCAATGGTTATTTTGGTTATCACAATGACAGCATTGATGGTTTGAATGAGCTGAACAGAGGACCTAGGGCCAAGGGATATTTCAAAAACCCAAAGGGTTTTGTTCCTGCCACAGTTGCAGTCAAGGGGCAGAGTGTGCCATCAGGTGATACTAATGTTGAGGAGAAGGATAAGACAACTGTAGTTCCAGACCGAGAACAATATAACAAAACAGATTTCCCTGAGGAATATGATAATGCTAAAATTTTCATCATCAAATCTTACAGCGAGGATGATGTGCATAAGTGCATTAAATACAACGTCTGGGCTAGCACACCTAATGGTAACAAGAAGCTTGATGCGGCATACCAAGAGGCTGAGCAGAAGTCTGGTGGCTGCCCTGTGTTTCTATTGTTCTCGGTGAGCATGTGAATGATACTGATCTTTCTGATTTATTATTTCACAATTGTTGATGACCATGTGCTAAgctttctttttgaattttgtctAGGTTAATACCAGTGGGCAATTTGTAGGACTGGCAGAGATGACGGGGCGAGTTGATTTTGACAAGAGTGTCGAGTATTGGCAACAGGACAAGTGGACAGGCTATTTCCCTGTGAAGTGGCACATTGTGAAGGATGTCCCCAACAGTTTCTTGAAGCATATTACCCTTGAGAACAACGAGAACAAACCAGTCACCAACAGCAGAGACACTCAAGAGGTAGTTATATTagcttatataatttttattggttcTTATCCGTCACTATTTTCATTCTAAAATGCACCCTTGGTGATTTTAGGTCAAGTTAGAGCAAGGgcttaaattgataaaaatattcaaggATCATAGCAGCAAAACATGCATCTTagatgattttgtgttttatgaGGATCGGGAGAAGATGATCCAGGAGAAAAAGGCTAAGCAACAGCAGCTCAAGAAACAGGCACGTgatcttcataatatttttatcttgctttatagatgatttgtttgttttatttctaataattctttttaactTATGTTGACCCATCCTCTGCATAATTGCAGGTGTGGGATGGAAAGCAATGtgatgaaaagaaagagatagcAAATGGTTCATAGAAAGTTTCTGGACATTGTCTCTGATTTTAGCTAAGAACCTTACTCTAACTGAGCATTCCAAGGGAGAGCTGAATGATTCTAGAATGTTTTGGTTGCTGAAACTAAAGATGCATCAGAGGCAAATCGAAATATGGCAAATGGGGTTTTGCAAGTTCTGCTTTGTGCAGCTGTATTTGTAGATTTTCATACAACGAGTTTTGTCAGAAGATTTCTGCTTTAAACTTCTCAGGGGGGATGGAAAATAACTTGGCGGGCTAGGCTTCTTCCAATCCAAATAGTTCTTGGTGGGAAGCTAATGAGTAATGACAGGTTTCTGTTTCGGCAGGAGTTTGGGTTTTAGGGTTTCTGCTTTAGGGTTTTTATCTTCtatcttgatcttttttttttccgactACATTCTCTATATTTATCCTTGTTTTGcagtttggttattattttctGCCTTGTAAATCCAGGAACCCCTTTGTTACAACAGAGTATGTTGTCACTTATAAGAGGGCTAGAAAAGCAAGGTTGGAAAAAGTCTGCAATATATTTCAAGTAAAAGGAGCTTTTAatgtcttttcctttttccatCTTCCATTGCTGCTTTCCTTTTCTGTGTTCTCTCCTAATATTACTAGTATCAATCATTACCCCTTTGCCTTGATCTCTTGTCCCTGGTATGTTTGCGAGAATAGGGGAGATTCAATTGAGTTTTTGCCTGGGAAATTCTTGGGGTAAACTTCGTAAGATTAAGAATCCCCAAGTGTTAGGGATATTGTCCTCGTTGCTTCCGCTCTGCTCAACTTGATAATTCGAGCAATTTTGACTCTTTTGAGTGGCAGAGAACGACAAACCCAGGACACTCAGGCTCTCGTTCGTTACTATGATATGATTTGTGTTTTCACTTATTTAGTTTTTGcgtttgaacttttttttttaaataatttttttgtattttttactgtttcgatgtttttaaaaataaaaatatattattttaatatattttcaaaaaaaataaatttaaaaaacaatttctatcaCAATTATAAATACTGATCAATTTATTCTGATGTATGATGGATATATCTCATAGTTGTAGCAgttatttagaaatttaattaatagttGGCATTTCCACAtcttttatcaaattaacaAGGATCACCAAGCCATATGCagcctaaaataatattaaaatagtatttttttagatgttcattgatttttaatgtttttataactttttattaaaattatttaacagtatttaaaaaaatacttgattttaatatcaaatgataTCTAATGTTTTGATATTATGGTAACTTTGgctatgatttgaaaaaaaaaagagtttaagtgatgtataatgtttttcaattattaaaatgatttttttctataatttttattttatttttatatttgtatattagaaccataaaaatataaaaataataatcaatttgatccttttcaaacaaaataatttaaaaatattttaaaaaatagaagctaCGGTAATGCAATACAAATagacactaaaaaaacattataaattataactttttctTGAATGGgatttcaagaaaaagaaactattatgtatattaattaaataattattttcaaatattttattggagTAAAATGCAAACCACAacaccataataataataaaaaacaatgtatcTAAATGTATGTTTTGTATTATAATATaagatactttttaaaaatattttttatttttaaaatgtattaaatcaTTCATTAACacattataatcataaaatttttaaataaacttatttttttaaaatatcaaaaaacagATGCTACGGACCCGCGACCCATATCTAAATAATATTCTCAACAGCACATACGTCTTAAAGcgtaataaaaaactatttatgtattttttttttccccttgtaAATAGTGGATGATAGGAGGCAGTAGAGATACTCTCGCCACATGTATCCCACATAGATGCCATGCCGGCTGGCCTGTTTAACGTGCAAATCTGGACTTGATTCTCACCTACTCTTTACCATCTGCACCCTCCCTCTTATCAATTCCAATAAATGTTACTTCCAAAATAGCTAGTAAgtcttttcaagaaaaaaaaagaaaaaagagaggcaaaGGAGGTGTCTTTCTTTCTGGGGTTGAATTGAATTAGAATCTTTGGTGCCTGCAAAATATTACTAGAAATGGTTATGGCAACTAGTTTGAGGAGATGTGGAAGAAGATTGGTTTCTTCTGTTTTCAATAACAGGGAATTCTCAACCACTTGTCAAGGCAACAAGGTTATTCAACAACAACATGAGCAACTACAAGAAACTGGGAAATCATTGAATCTTTGCTCTGCCATCAATCAAGCTCTCCATATCGCATTAGAAACCGACCCTCGGTACGTTTCTAGCAATACccatttcatttttctctttctatttggtttctaaacttTTATTCCCAGTCAAAGTTTCCATCCTTTTCACTTTCGAGTTTTTTTGGATCAAACTGTTTATCCATTTCTTCAAGAGTGAAACTTTGAGTTTTGTGTTTAGGGAGTAGTATTAGATTAAATTCTGTAGTAATTATTTAGACCTTCTACTGTATTCCAGCTCGTATGTGTTTGGGGAAGATGTGAGCTTTGGTGGGGTATTTCGATGCACAACAGGACTAGCtgaaaaatttggtaaaaaacGAGTTTTCAATACCCCTCTTTGTGAACAGGTACCTCTCTGTTTCGTTCTGTCGCTATTCTACTCTTgttgatataatattatagaatttCTTCGTGGAAAATCTTTTCTCTACTGATACTGGCTTCTATAAAGTTAAGTTGACTGTAAATGATAATCTACCTGCCAAAGGGTATCCATCAGTTGGACCTGCTTAATATTGAATATTGATCTTCTTGTTCTGATTCTCGGTTCATTGTTCCAGTTTCCTTCTTTTATAACTAACACTGTTACTGAAATAAACTACTTGCAGGGCATTGTTGGGTTTGGCATAGGCCTGGCAGCAATGGTTAGTTTTCATATTTGTTGCGGAGCTTGCATAAGCTTTTGATTCATTTCTCATCTGATAATTACTTATTTTCATCTCATCTAATAGGATAATCGTGCTATAGCAGAAATTCAGTTTGCGGATTATATCTTTCCTGCTTTTGATCAGGTAAGCATCCTTCCCAATTCCAAGCTTTATTCTTACCTCTCAATTCCCTCTAGTTGACActaatttttacttttagatTGTTAATGAGGCTGCAAAGTTCAGATATCGGAGTGGGAATCAATTTAATTGTGGAGGtgaatttggtttttgtttcatTGGATAATGGAATTGGTATTTAACCACTGATTCACTCTCCATTACTCATTTTTACGGTTGTGATGGGATTTAATGTTATTCCACAGGTTTAACCATAAGAACACCATATGGGGCTGTGGGCCATGGTGGACATTATCACTCTCAATCCCCTGAAGCTTTCTTTTGTCATGTTCCTGGTATCAAAGTATGTCTCCTTATTCCacgttcttaatttatttttcccttGGGAAAGTTTGGAGTGTTTTAGGAGCAACGCCTCCTACTAATTGGTTGCCTGCATATTATGTGGAAATGTTGCATATTTTTCGTCATGAATACCATACTAGTTTCTGTTCCAAGGCATTCTTTTCGAGACATGAAAATACATGGCAATGTGTGAAACAGATGTTCAATGACGTAGAAAGTGGTTGTTTTGCTTTATCAGTTTCATAGCTGTAGTTATCCAGTTCTCTTGTCCAGAAAGTGAAAGCTTTACTTAGATATGCTTAGCATTGAGACTCCATGGAACTCTTGTGAAGCAAAACATTTCCCATGTCATCCACCACCCTAGACTGACTTAGGTAAGCCACAGTACTTCCTAAAGTGGGACAATGGTGGTTGTTTCTGTCCTGTCATGCCATTTATTGTTTACAGAATTTAAAGAAAGTTTTCTTTCCCCCTATCTTTTTTCATACATCATTTGATAAATCAAGTTTGAATCACATGAGCTCCGTTTGGGTTAATAAGACTAAGTAGCAAGACAGTCATATTTCTTTGAATTCTTTCCAGCTCCATTTATGGGATTCACACATGTTTTCTGATAAATCTAACCAGTATCTCTTTGACAGGTGGTTGTTCCACGAAGTCCAAGAGAAGCAAAAGGATTATTACTGTCATGCATACGTGATACGAACCCTGTTATCTTTTTTGAACCAAAGGCACCTGCTCTTTGTCctcatattaaataaataatatgaccATAAATTTATCAATTGGTTCATTCTGGGATTGACATCAATACAAATGCCTTGAATTTTCAGTGGCTTTATCGTTTGGCAGTAGAAGAGGTTCCTGAGCATGATTATATGTTGCCTTTGTCAGAGGCAGAGGTAAGCTATTCTTAGCTTTTCTTTGGAGAGTTCAGAATTCTAAATCTGAAGAAAGTCACTAATTCGATAAATACTTAGGTGATCCGAGAGGGCAGTGACATAACACTAGTTGGTTGGGGAGCACAGCTGTCTATTATGGAGCAGGCCTGTTTTGATGCTGAGAAGGTAACTGTAGTTGCAATAGTTCCTTGTCATGTACTAAATAGTGTGACCTGTGCCAAACATCTCCATTAAGCGTACTTAATATAGAATTATTCACCAAGCACCAGAAAATTTACCAAATGGCAACTTCTCTGTACTGCATTTGTGACTTTGCCCCTCTAAgaagaaattttgatttgtttatatgctacaaacttttaAACGGGGAGTTTAATGCATTATATTTTGCAGGAGGGAATTTCTTGTGAACTGATAGATCTCAAAACTCTGATACCCTGGGACAAAGAAACAGTAGAAGCATCTGTGAGAAAGACTGGAAAGCTCCTTGTAAGTATTACAAACTGTGGTCCCTAAGAAAGCAAAGAAAGGATGTTTAGTGGAAAACTAGGTGGTAACTCTGTTGTTTCTTTGTAGATAAGTCATGAAGCTCCAGTTACTGGAGGTTTTGGTGCTGAAATTTCTGCGTCTATCGTTGAACGTTGCTTCCTAAGGGTAAGCATTAGCATTTACAAATTTGTATTTTCTTGTATTGACACAAGTATTTAAGTTAAGCACTCCTCCTATCAATTTCTTCGCATCATATCTTACAGTCAAGTCTTTCATTTATCATTCTTGTGTAAATTGaacattgttaaaaaaagaaaaaatttcttTATGCTGCAAGAAGGAGATGCCATTAATTTACACAAGATATGTTGCTAAAGGTGCAGTAGATTGGTGAAAGGGTAATGCATCTATTACTTACATATCAACTTATTGCTAAAAAAGGTGGATGTGTTTTGCAGTTAGAAGCCCCAGTAGCCAGAATTTGCGGGCTGGATACACCCTTTCCTCTTGTTTTTGAACCCTTTTATGTACCGACCAAGAACAAGGTAAATTCATGTTATGGAAACCTAACATTGGATGGCAAATGGGTAATATGTTGGTGGTGTTTGGATGCAGATAGTGGATGCGATCAAAGCAACAGTAAATTACTAGTGGTGATTGGTGAAGAGGACAGGATGAGCTGCTTAATGTTTGTAAATGTGTATTGCTGTACCCCTCGGCCTTGGATTATTAACAAGGAATCCATTAGGGCAATAACTCAAGGCCAAGTCCAAGTCCAAGTCCAAAACCAAGGGGATTGATTGATTAGCAGCAACTAATAAAACCATAGAATCCGATTCTCTTGAAgcaataatttattcaattatgcttaacaacataataaaaatagtcAAAACAGTAATTACCCCATTCCATTCCattgattttgataattaattaataatagcaATTGACACAAATATAGTACGACGACTGTACTCTTAAACCAGCAATGATAGTACTATAGTTGTGAGGACAAGGATGGAGACGATACTTCATGGTAGTGCCCGCTTCCAATTGCACTTCTACAATGCGCATACACAAACACCCACCACCAGTACTCTTATGAAAGCCATATGAATGTCAGATAAATAATTAGCTTCTATTTTGTccttataataatcatatctcAAAATTTTAGTCATCATCTCAACATGTCCATGTTACATTACAACTTGACAGATAAATCATATACAGCAATATAAACCTTCTACTCTGCGGTGTCATTCACCACAAGTCCTTTTTCGTTTGCGCAGGGCAGCAAACATAGCATAAATATGCACTCTATTGAAGGATTATGGGAATTTCCATCTTAAAAAAAGATACCAACCAATGCAGCTCTTCTGACAAcaaagttttttcaaaatcGATCTCCATCATTCAGAGCATTCTTCAAACTGAGGTTCTTCTGCTGAATTTTTCTTCTCGGATCCCTGACCACCTGAGCAGACAGTCACTTGGATCGTTTCACTTCATACTTCTACTTTCTCATTAGCATCTGAAGTTTGGGCCACACTGGCTCCTGAGAGATCTTTCAAGAAAGTCCTAAGGCACCCGTTGATAATGCGCGGTCCTGCACCATCACAGAATCGCTTTGCAAGATCTACAGCCTTCATTCACAGCCAAACATAGTGGAAGATCAGATTAATGGCATGGGGGTGCAAGAAGAGTAAGCTAATGACACTAACTTGTACAGGGAAGATAAAAAGCTACCTCATTAATCACAATCTGGTGCCGTGTGCCAAGAACAGTAATCTCAGACATTGCCATGTGGAGGATACAGAACTCCAAAATTCTTCCCGCTGGCTCATTCTGAGGCATGAGAGAAGTGAACTTGTGTGATATTCATGGATTAgaggaaaaacaatgaaattccATGTAGCTTTGTGGTATGATAAAATGTCCAAGCCCATGAGTTAACATGTACACAATCATGAAACTGGATAatcatttcaatttcaacaaCGTGAACAAGTGCAGCAAAAATTTCATCTTCCTCACAAATAATATCCAAAAATATCCTATCAATACTCAACGCTCAACTTATGAACATCTAGCACAAGGGGTTAGCAAGGGTTGCTGTCTCCCCAGCCCATGGCAATCTAACCTGTGGTTGGTATAAATTTGTGGACCAATTAGACACTCAATACGAAGTGGGGTGCGGTAGAAAGGACAGATTAGAATCAAAGTCAGACTTCACCAAGTGCTCTACAAAAATATATACCATTtactatatatttaaaatctacATTTCATTCAAAGTATTTGACAGCATACGCTTTCCAGCTGACCACCACGCACATAGAAGTCATGTACTATTTAACATGCGAGTTTAAcagcaatcaaattaaaaaacatgggatattaaaaaacatgggaTCAACCTTCAAgcacaaagaaagaaaactacCTGTGAGGTGGtgacactaaaaaaaaaggtgttaaaagacaaaaataaagctAGCAGCAAACTTGAAAATCAAGCATTTCATTCTGTCAAAGCTCGAATCCAGACCTTCCAATTTGGCGGGGAGACTTTGTCTATTACAAGGACATGGCTGTCCCACTTATCCACCACAGCTACCAAAAGCTTCCTTGTGAAACTGCCACAAAAGGCACAGAAAAGCAATCAGAAAGACAATTTAATCCCACTGCCTCTTTCACTGTATTCAACTGCTCTAGCTACGCAATCAACCGATCAAGATATATCCAGAAGGTTTACCGCAAAAGCAGTTTGCTGTATACCAACTTTGGAGGAGCTGAAAGGACTTCGGCTTCTGAAATACAAAGAGCACGATTGATTCAGACATCCAAAGAGACTTCTGAAATACAAAGTGCACGATTGATTCAGACATCCAAAGAGAAGTGACAAGGGAAAATGAGAAATGTTTTAGAACTAAATCTGGTGGCATAAGTAATtctcttgaagaaaaaaatggtgcAGATTGACAGTACGGGGAgaccatataaattaaaatttttgtctGTGGTTGCAGATTCTAAAATCTATGGATAGTAAATAATAGTTCCACTACACTctctaaaaacacataaaattaataaaaatggtACTGTAGGCCATTCGATGTGATAAAAATGGCCTGAAAAATGTGTGCTCTGAAAGAgacaataggaaaaaaaaaaaaaactagagctGGAAAGCTTATAAGAAATCGCATTCATCAAAAGCTAAGCAAAATGCTATAGCTAGGCGAGtgaccataaaaaaaagaagcctaaTTACCAATTGCAGACTCTTTCTCATCGCTAAGCTGAAGCTCATCAGCTTCTTCAACAGTCTCAGTTGTAACAGGTGGTCCTCCAAAGCTCATGTGATTATACTCCAACAAAGATGCCTTGTCGAATTCATAACCAGGTTCTGAATGCAAGAATTGCAAACAAGCCAGTCACATAACCATCAACCAGATGTGTTTAAAGAGCAAATATGATATAAACCATCAAAAGTTGCTGTAATGTTTAAGTAAAGGGAATCACTAAATTACCTCTTCTTGCATTCATTCTTTTCTCAAATAGCCGAATTGGGTCAGACCCTTCTAAGCACGCAGCATAAATGATCAATCTTGCGCACCACCAACAAAAACCAATaagaattttcattttcttaaattgaaaagtaaaaggaaacaagcgacaataaacattaaaagtttctatttagaaaaaaaaggggagGAAAAGATTGAGAATTTGAGACTGAACCAAATATGTGAAGCAGAAGTATTGAGCATCAGCTGACTTAAAGTTGTGAAATTTGGAAAAGCAAAGATGTAAAATCCTAAACccagaaattatatataattttttttggtatttattaagaaaaacaaaaagaagaagagagagtgagagaggaaCTACAAAGCGAGCTCCCGGGCGGCTCTTGGGCTGCAAAACCTTCCACTCTTATCAATCTTTGGCATCATTTCTTTGTAATTGGTTGGAGAAGAATCGTCCAAGGCTTTGTCGACAACAAAAGCCGAAGTTCGAAGAGAGCTTGCCATCAAAATTTTTTTGCGGGACCTGTTCTTCTTCATCTCCTGGTTTCTGTTGGGTTTAAAGAAACTAAAGCTCACAATATGGGACTGGGTAGTAACAGTAGAGTAACAGTGGTGAGAAGAAGATGGGAAAGAAGGGTTtctgaagaaattgaaaggggTTTTCGAACAGTTCGATAAAAGTGAGCTTCCCTCCATTCTTGCTTCTCACTGCGACTCTACAAATGGatggatggataaaaatattatctttcgCTTCCTCTTGCACTCGTAAGTCGTAGCAGCGTGTGTAGGTATAGGCGAATGTGTAGGTTCAACCCAATGTTACgtcgtttttgtttttattttatttttcatcggGAGAGGAGAATAGAGGCCGACAGTAATACTGCCATTGTTTCTTAaagtattttcttaaaaaatattttttaggttttgttctatattattaaaaaattaattaataaaaaatattttttaataaaaaaattttggattaatttttagaaaaaatatttttattttattttttacaaaaaatatatttttgaaatttcttattatttattaattatattaaatttaattcttaatttttttgattactttttttattttacctattagaatttgatttaattttatttttgtattaactttaattcttatttttttaatttatttttaatttaaattttttttatctattatatttgatctttattctttcaattgatatttattttttatttgaaataatttataaaattatatattttttaatttcattattttcaacttttttatttgtcaagttgatatttattattttaattattattagttttattttaaataattaataaaattagatttgttttcaatctcatcctctaatttttttattttaaaaattttgttttattttttcaattaattttaaaaaaattaaaaaaatatttttcaatttattttttataatataatgaaatactataaatttatttttagcttattttcatgacaatattaaatataaaaattaattaacttttcaaaagaaaaggctaagggAGAGCACTagagacaagaaaaaaataaataaatggaaacaGCGTCGTATTGACATCGGCAAGCCTCCCCTCACTCTCCTGCCTGCCACCGTCCTCTCCTCCTCTGTCCatcaaatctctctctctctctctctctctattatatatatagagacacgcatatatataataataatcaaataaataaataataattgattgattgatttattttctctctcacaGAGACACACTGAGTCATGGAAGTAGAGAGGAGGagcttctgcttcttcttcttctttttagtttttccggttttttttgGAGTGCTGTGTGGATCAGCATCAGCATCACCTCTTGTTCCTAAAAACCCTTTTCTTGGAATCCCTCCTCAAGGTCACTCCTCATCTCTCTTCCTTTttcgatttttgttttgattttcgaTTTGTTTgctaaaatttgttatttttttgaatgcCCAGATGAGAATT is part of the Populus nigra chromosome 8, ddPopNigr1.1, whole genome shotgun sequence genome and harbors:
- the LOC133701721 gene encoding uncharacterized protein LOC133701721, with the translated sequence MEGSSLLSNCSKTPFNFFRNPSFPSSSHHCYSTVTTQSHIVSFSFFKPNRNQEMKKNRSRKKILMASSLRTSAFVVDKALDDSSPTNYKEMMPKIDKSGRFCSPRAARELALLIIYAACLEGSDPIRLFEKRMNARREPGYEFDKASLLEYNHMSFGGPPVTTETVEEADELQLSDEKESAIEAEVLSAPPKLVYSKLLLRFTRKLLVAVVDKWDSHVLVIDKVSPPNWKNEPAGRILEFCILHMAMSEITVLGTRHQIVINEAVDLAKRFCDGAGPRIINGCLRTFLKDLSGASVAQTSDANEKVEV
- the LOC133700445 gene encoding YTH domain-containing protein ECT2 isoform X2, translated to MATLSSSADQTSDLLQKLSLDSQTKTLEMPEPTSKIQPSDRSVTPVLSNFMDPTVCYLPNGYQSYYYGGYNGAGEWDDYSKYLNPEGVDMVSGVYGDNGSAMYPHGYWYGPYSPYSPAASPVPTMGNDGQLYGPQHYQYPPPCFQPLTPSAKENSNGIANGVDVKGSNGAVPYKPKYQNSYGRGGFTKGLPASGYKDLKSRFDRLQPDIPLLDTSVLSSGLYKNTEISSSFSKAGNAPSSRNQNFHQNSHFVGWQHPALAPGVGSTHGYMNRMYPNKFYGQYGNGFKSGMGFGSGGYNAGINGHGWLPIDSKYKPKGRGNGYFGYHNDSIDGLNELNRGPRAKGYFKNPKGFVPATVAVKGQSVPSGDTNVEEKDKTTVVPDREQYNKTDFPEEYDNAKIFIIKSYSEDDVHKCIKYNVWASTPNGNKKLDAAYQEAEQKSGGCPVFLLFSVNTSGQFVGLAEMTGRVDFDKSVEYWQQDKWTGYFPVKWHIVKDVPNSFLKHITLENNENKPVTNSRDTQEVKLEQGLKLIKIFKDHSSKTCILDDFVFYEDREKMIQEKKAKQQQLKKQVWDGKQCDEKKEIANGS
- the LOC133701720 gene encoding 2-oxoisovalerate dehydrogenase subunit beta 1, mitochondrial, with translation MVMATSLRRCGRRLVSSVFNNREFSTTCQGNKVIQQQHEQLQETGKSLNLCSAINQALHIALETDPRSYVFGEDVSFGGVFRCTTGLAEKFGKKRVFNTPLCEQGIVGFGIGLAAMDNRAIAEIQFADYIFPAFDQIVNEAAKFRYRSGNQFNCGGLTIRTPYGAVGHGGHYHSQSPEAFFCHVPGIKVVVPRSPREAKGLLLSCIRDTNPVIFFEPKWLYRLAVEEVPEHDYMLPLSEAEVIREGSDITLVGWGAQLSIMEQACFDAEKEGISCELIDLKTLIPWDKETVEASVRKTGKLLISHEAPVTGGFGAEISASIVERCFLRLEAPVARICGLDTPFPLVFEPFYVPTKNKIVDAIKATVNY
- the LOC133700445 gene encoding YTH domain-containing protein ECT2 isoform X1, which translates into the protein MATLSSSADQTSDLLQKLSLDSQTKTLEMPEPTSKIQPSDRSVTPVLSNFMDPTVCYLPNGYQSYYYGGYNGAGEWDDYSKYLNPEGVDMVSGVYGDNGSAMYPHGYWYGPYSPYSPAASPVPTMGNDGQLYGPQHYQYPPPCFQPLTPSGEPFTPSHVAPSQGDLSISTATDQKPLPVETAKENSNGIANGVDVKGSNGAVPYKPKYQNSYGRGGFTKGLPASGYKDLKSRFDRLQPDIPLLDTSVLSSGLYKNTEISSSFSKAGNAPSSRNQNFHQNSHFVGWQHPALAPGVGSTHGYMNRMYPNKFYGQYGNGFKSGMGFGSGGYNAGINGHGWLPIDSKYKPKGRGNGYFGYHNDSIDGLNELNRGPRAKGYFKNPKGFVPATVAVKGQSVPSGDTNVEEKDKTTVVPDREQYNKTDFPEEYDNAKIFIIKSYSEDDVHKCIKYNVWASTPNGNKKLDAAYQEAEQKSGGCPVFLLFSVNTSGQFVGLAEMTGRVDFDKSVEYWQQDKWTGYFPVKWHIVKDVPNSFLKHITLENNENKPVTNSRDTQEVKLEQGLKLIKIFKDHSSKTCILDDFVFYEDREKMIQEKKAKQQQLKKQVWDGKQCDEKKEIANGS